Part of the Candidatus Binataceae bacterium genome is shown below.
TCGCAAAAGCGTCGCGATCAGAAACGCAGCGATCATCAAGAGTCCATATTCCATATGGAGCTGCACCGATCTGAACAGCGCGACATTCAGCTGCTTCGGTTCGGTCTCGTGCATCACGATCCGAAGCTGACTTATCGCCCGCGGCACACTGACCAGCGCGAACAGTCCTGTCCAGGGAATTGCTCCGACGATCATCGCCAACAAACTGGTCGCATACGCGAGCACATCAAATGCAGCAAGCTCGAAGTTTGCGCCAGTGCGCCCAAGAATCGTCGCCAGCGTATGCTTGCCGCGCAGCCGGTCGGTGTCGATATCGCGAATGTTGTTGGCGTGCAGAATGCCAGCGACCAGAAAACCCAGGGGAATCGACGCAAGCACCACGCCCCAGGTGAAGCGTAGCGCCATCACGTAGTAGGTGCCGACGACGATCACCGGACCCATGAACAAAAAGACGGTGAGCTCGCCTAGCGCAACGTACGCAAGCGCGATCGGCCGCGCCGTGTAGAAATAGCCCGCGGCAACCGAGGGAATGCCAATCGCCAGGATCGGCCATCCGCACAGATAGACCAGTACGAGGCCCAGCGCGGCGCCGATCGCAAACGCGATGAGCCCGCC
Proteins encoded:
- the menA gene encoding 1,4-dihydroxy-2-naphthoate octaprenyltransferase; this translates as MTEASAILKSGGARPGPLAVWIQAIRAPSLSAAAIPVLLGAAIAARDGFFAPERLVLALVGAMAIQAGTNLINDYYDFRSGADSSESLGPSMVIQRGLLAPKQVWRGGLIAFAIGAALGLVLVYLCGWPILAIGIPSVAAGYFYTARPIALAYVALGELTVFLFMGPVIVVGTYYVMALRFTWGVVLASIPLGFLVAGILHANNIRDIDTDRLRGKHTLATILGRTGANFELAAFDVLAYATSLLAMIVGAIPWTGLFALVSVPRAISQLRIVMHETEPKQLNVALFRSVQLHMEYGLLMIAAFLIATLLRW